A genomic window from Limnochordia bacterium includes:
- the rpmC gene encoding 50S ribosomal protein L29, translated as MKAEELRDLTDEELHRQLDELKEELFNLRFQLTIGQLDNPMRVRQVRKDIARIKTVLRERELNIRI; from the coding sequence ATGAAAGCTGAGGAATTACGGGATTTGACGGATGAAGAACTGCACCGCCAGTTAGATGAGTTGAAAGAGGAGCTGTTTAACCTCAGGTTTCAGCTGACGATTGGACAATTGGACAATCCGATGCGGGTGCGGCAGGTGCGAAAGGATATCGCACGGATCAAAACGGTCTTGCGGGAAAGAGAACTAAATATTAGAATATGA
- the rplE gene encoding 50S ribosomal protein L5, producing the protein MSELYERYKKEVVPALMDRFQYKSVMEVPKLLKVSLNMGVGEAVADSKVLDNAVRDLTIISGQKPVITRASKSISNFKLRKGMAVGCKVTLRGEQMYNFVEKLIRAALPRIRDFNGLSPKGFDGRGNYSLGLTEQLMFPEISYDEIDQVRGMNVSFNTSAKTDEEAFELLKFLGLPFRQ; encoded by the coding sequence ATGTCAGAGCTATATGAACGGTACAAGAAGGAAGTTGTACCTGCCTTGATGGATAGATTTCAGTATAAATCTGTAATGGAAGTGCCTAAGCTGCTCAAAGTAAGCTTGAATATGGGTGTCGGTGAAGCAGTGGCTGACAGCAAGGTCCTAGACAACGCGGTACGGGATCTGACCATAATCAGTGGTCAAAAGCCGGTGATTACCCGGGCTAGCAAGTCTATCTCGAACTTTAAACTGCGAAAAGGCATGGCAGTTGGCTGTAAGGTCACTTTACGGGGTGAACAGATGTACAACTTCGTAGAGAAACTGATTCGGGCTGCGCTGCCAAGAATCCGGGATTTCAACGGACTATCACCAAAGGGATTCGATGGCCGCGGCAATTACAGTCTGGGCCTTACGGAACAATTGATGTTCCCTGAGATAAGCTACGATGAGATAGATCAGGTTCGGGGGATGAATGTTAGCTTCAATACCTCGGCAAAGACCGATGAAGAGGCCTTTGAACTGCTTAAGTTTTTGGGACTTCCTTTTAGACAATAA
- the rplO gene encoding 50S ribosomal protein L15, giving the protein MQIHDLKPNPGARQKAKRVGRGIGSGHGKTATRGHKGQRSRSGSGTKPGFEGGQMPLQRRLPKRGFTNIFGTEYTVVNLDRLDAFDANTEVTPELLVEAGVISKIGDGVKVLGRGEVTKPFVVKAHRFSKSAVEKIEAAGGKAQVI; this is encoded by the coding sequence GTGCAGATTCATGATCTGAAACCGAACCCAGGGGCGAGACAAAAAGCTAAACGGGTAGGTCGAGGCATCGGCTCTGGCCATGGAAAGACCGCAACTCGCGGTCACAAGGGGCAAAGATCAAGATCAGGCTCGGGAACGAAGCCCGGGTTTGAGGGGGGCCAGATGCCTTTACAGCGTCGGCTACCTAAGCGAGGATTTACAAATATTTTTGGCACGGAGTACACCGTAGTCAACTTGGATCGACTGGATGCGTTTGATGCTAACACAGAGGTTACACCGGAGCTGCTTGTGGAAGCTGGTGTGATTAGTAAAATCGGTGATGGCGTAAAGGTGTTAGGCCGGGGAGAGGTCACCAAGCCCTTCGTGGTGAAGGCACATCGCTTCTCCAAGAGCGCAGTAGAGAAGATCGAAGCGGCTGGTGGAAAGGCGCAGGTGATTTAA
- the rpmD gene encoding 50S ribosomal protein L30, producing the protein MSKELRITLVKSGAGRNKDLKATLEALGLRKLGMTVTKPDNPAVRGMLTKVGHLVEIIEE; encoded by the coding sequence ATGAGCAAGGAACTGAGGATTACTCTAGTAAAGAGTGGGGCAGGAAGGAACAAGGACCTGAAGGCTACCCTAGAAGCTTTGGGGCTGCGTAAGCTGGGGATGACGGTTACCAAACCAGATAATCCAGCTGTGCGCGGCATGCTGACAAAGGTAGGACATTTGGTTGAGATAATAGAAGAGTAG
- a CDS encoding type Z 30S ribosomal protein S14 produces the protein MAKKSMIVRSSRPAKFSTRQVNRCQVCGRPRGYIRRFKLCRICFRNLAHRGEIPGVVKASW, from the coding sequence ATGGCAAAGAAGTCGATGATCGTAAGGTCTAGCAGACCTGCAAAGTTTTCAACGCGTCAGGTCAATCGATGCCAAGTTTGCGGCCGGCCGCGAGGATATATTCGCCGATTTAAGCTATGCCGCATTTGTTTTCGCAACCTCGCTCACCGTGGGGAAATACCAGGCGTGGTTAAAGCCAGCTGGTAA
- the rpsQ gene encoding 30S ribosomal protein S17, whose amino-acid sequence MQERNNRKTRTGVVVSDKMEKTVVVEVGRITRHRLYGKRMRRSKNYKAHDEHNECRIGDRVLLAETRPLSKDKRWRVVKILEKAK is encoded by the coding sequence ATGCAAGAACGCAACAACCGAAAGACGCGGACTGGTGTTGTAGTCAGCGATAAGATGGAGAAGACGGTCGTTGTGGAAGTCGGGCGAATTACTCGACATCGTCTTTACGGGAAGCGCATGCGCCGTAGTAAGAACTACAAAGCTCATGACGAGCACAACGAGTGCCGCATTGGCGATCGGGTTCTTTTAGCGGAGACACGGCCTTTGAGTAAGGACAAAAGATGGCGAGTAGTAAAAATATTGGAGAAGGCGAAATAG
- the rpsH gene encoding 30S ribosomal protein S8 produces MALTDPIADMLTRIRNANSAYHEKVDIPASKTKIELARILKEEGYIRDYKVYRDDKQGVLRVFLRYGQNKERVMRGLKRISKPGLRVYANKDEIPKVLGGLGCAVISTSQGVMSDKAARKHGVGGEVLCYIW; encoded by the coding sequence ATGGCTTTAACTGATCCAATTGCTGATATGCTAACAAGGATTAGGAATGCTAATTCCGCCTATCATGAGAAAGTAGATATCCCCGCGTCAAAGACTAAGATCGAACTAGCCCGCATATTGAAAGAAGAGGGTTATATACGGGATTATAAGGTATATAGGGATGACAAGCAGGGTGTTCTGCGAGTCTTCTTACGTTACGGTCAAAACAAGGAACGGGTCATGCGGGGACTAAAAAGGATTAGTAAACCAGGACTGCGGGTCTATGCCAATAAGGATGAAATTCCAAAGGTACTAGGGGGCCTAGGGTGCGCCGTGATCTCCACATCACAAGGTGTGATGAGCGATAAGGCAGCGAGAAAACATGGCGTCGGTGGAGAAGTGCTCTGCTACATTTGGTAG
- the rplN gene encoding 50S ribosomal protein L14 — protein sequence MIQQETVLNVADNSGARKLLCIRVLGGSMRRYASVGDIIIATVKEATPGGVVRKGEIVSAVVVRTKSRIRRPDGSYIRFDENAAVVINPQKDPRGTRIFGPVARELRDKQFMKIVSLAPEVL from the coding sequence ATGATTCAACAGGAAACAGTGTTAAACGTAGCTGACAACTCTGGTGCGAGGAAACTACTTTGCATTAGAGTCCTCGGCGGTTCAATGCGTCGGTATGCCAGTGTGGGAGATATTATCATTGCCACTGTAAAAGAGGCTACCCCAGGTGGTGTGGTACGAAAAGGAGAGATCGTTTCGGCGGTTGTGGTCCGCACGAAGAGTAGAATTCGGCGGCCGGACGGCTCTTATATACGGTTTGACGAGAATGCTGCTGTGGTTATTAATCCCCAAAAGGATCCAAGGGGCACGCGGATTTTCGGTCCTGTTGCTAGGGAGCTTAGAGATAAACAGTTCATGAAGATTGTCTCCTTGGCACCGGAGGTATTGTAA
- the rplX gene encoding 50S ribosomal protein L24: protein MAPRLHVKKNDTVIVLHGVDKGKRGKVLSVFPKAGKVVVEGVQIQKKHSRPTRELPQGDIIEQPGRIYASKVQVVCPSCDKPTRTSKVRTEEGYSARVCKKCGKTID from the coding sequence GTGGCGCCGAGACTTCATGTAAAGAAGAATGACACGGTAATCGTGCTACATGGTGTCGACAAGGGTAAAAGAGGCAAAGTCCTAAGTGTATTCCCGAAAGCGGGTAAGGTTGTTGTGGAGGGTGTGCAGATCCAGAAGAAGCACAGTCGTCCTACCAGGGAGCTGCCACAGGGTGACATTATCGAGCAACCCGGGAGGATTTATGCGTCCAAGGTTCAGGTTGTGTGTCCCAGTTGTGACAAACCCACAAGAACCTCCAAGGTGCGTACCGAAGAGGGGTATTCGGCTCGGGTATGCAAAAAGTGCGGGAAGACGATTGATTAA
- the rplR gene encoding 50S ribosomal protein L18, whose translation MSTSKKVQAKNRRHARVRKKVSGTPERPRLVVFRSLKHVYAQVIDDVNQQTLAAASSLDPELRASQSGCRKEQAEMVGKLVAKRAQEKGISKVVFDRAGYKYHGVIASLADAARSEGLEF comes from the coding sequence GTGTCTACCAGCAAGAAGGTGCAAGCTAAGAATCGCCGCCACGCGCGGGTGCGTAAGAAAGTGTCTGGAACTCCCGAAAGACCTCGGCTGGTTGTATTTAGGAGTCTTAAACATGTCTATGCCCAAGTGATAGATGATGTTAACCAGCAGACGCTAGCTGCTGCTTCAAGCTTGGATCCTGAACTGCGTGCAAGTCAGTCCGGTTGCAGGAAGGAACAGGCTGAGATGGTCGGCAAGCTTGTGGCCAAGCGGGCTCAGGAGAAGGGGATCTCCAAGGTGGTCTTTGATCGGGCAGGCTACAAATATCACGGTGTGATAGCCAGCCTTGCTGATGCAGCGCGGTCTGAGGGATTGGAATTTTAG
- the secY gene encoding preprotein translocase subunit SecY has protein sequence MLAALSNAFKIPDLRRKIFYTLALLLVFRVGTHVPVPGVDARALAEGLNIEGGGIFGFLDMFAGGALSRFSVFAMGVGPYITASIILQLLTVVIPSLEALAKEGPEGRRKLQNYTRYGTVVLGIVQSFGTTMLARNYGVLKFPSFGGVALIVTTLTAGTVFLMWLGEKISENGLGNGVSLIIFTGIVARLPASTYLTIRSVGEGGLNPLSFIVFMILAVVVIGGVILIQEGQRRIPVQYAKRVVGRRVYGGQSTYIPLRVNQAGVMPVIFASSVLTFPLTLAQFIPAISGIERWLGVGTVGYNILYVVLTIFFTYFYTAVTFDPKDIADNMKKHGGFIPGLRPGKPTTQYLEKVLTRITLVGAIFLALIAVSPYLMASITRVPMNLFYFGGTGLLILVGVALDTMKQIEAHLVMRHYEGFMS, from the coding sequence ATGCTAGCGGCCCTAAGTAATGCTTTTAAGATTCCGGATCTGAGGCGAAAGATATTCTATACCCTAGCGTTGCTGTTGGTATTTCGGGTTGGTACTCACGTACCCGTTCCCGGGGTAGACGCCCGGGCATTAGCCGAAGGACTTAACATCGAGGGAGGCGGAATTTTCGGCTTTCTAGATATGTTCGCCGGGGGTGCTCTTAGTCGTTTTAGCGTATTTGCGATGGGGGTCGGCCCTTATATTACCGCGTCCATTATTTTGCAGTTGCTAACTGTGGTGATTCCTAGTCTGGAAGCCTTAGCGAAGGAAGGTCCTGAGGGAAGACGGAAATTGCAGAACTATACGCGTTACGGGACCGTTGTGCTTGGGATAGTACAATCGTTTGGTACCACGATGCTTGCTCGGAACTACGGAGTACTCAAATTCCCAAGTTTCGGCGGGGTAGCGCTTATTGTTACCACACTAACGGCTGGAACGGTATTTCTGATGTGGCTTGGTGAGAAGATTAGCGAGAACGGTCTAGGAAATGGAGTCTCGTTAATCATTTTCACTGGAATTGTGGCGAGGTTGCCAGCATCAACTTACCTTACCATTCGTTCCGTCGGTGAGGGTGGGTTGAATCCACTTAGCTTTATTGTGTTTATGATTCTTGCCGTAGTGGTTATCGGTGGTGTAATCCTGATTCAGGAAGGGCAACGACGAATTCCGGTACAGTATGCTAAACGGGTTGTGGGCCGAAGAGTATACGGTGGGCAAAGCACGTATATTCCACTTCGTGTCAATCAGGCGGGAGTCATGCCGGTCATTTTCGCTTCTTCGGTATTGACCTTCCCATTAACGCTTGCTCAGTTTATCCCGGCGATTTCAGGGATAGAGCGTTGGCTTGGCGTCGGCACTGTAGGATACAATATTCTGTATGTGGTCTTGACGATCTTCTTTACGTATTTCTATACGGCAGTGACGTTTGATCCGAAGGATATTGCAGATAACATGAAAAAACACGGTGGATTTATTCCGGGCCTACGACCTGGTAAACCAACAACGCAGTATCTGGAAAAGGTACTGACCCGGATCACGTTAGTTGGGGCCATCTTTTTAGCTTTGATTGCTGTATCGCCCTACTTGATGGCTAGTATCACCCGAGTGCCGATGAATCTGTTTTATTTCGGCGGCACGGGCTTACTAATTCTTGTGGGTGTTGCACTTGATACGATGAAACAGATAGAAGCCCATTTAGTAATGAGGCATTACGAAGGATTCATGTCCTAA
- the rpsE gene encoding 30S ribosomal protein S5, protein MRKRNNVEMADLEERVVSINPVSKTVKGGRNRRFNALVVVGDGKGRVGAAMGKSKEVSMAIRKGVDKAKKNMIEVPIVGTTIPHEIVQRYSGACVLLKPAAEGTGVIAGGPVRAVLEAAGIRDILTKSLGSSNSVNVVNATMEALKNLRTAEDVARIRGKSVAEISSLVSE, encoded by the coding sequence ATGCGGAAGCGTAATAATGTGGAAATGGCAGATTTAGAGGAACGCGTGGTATCGATCAATCCGGTTTCTAAGACGGTAAAAGGTGGTCGAAACCGGAGATTTAATGCTTTAGTTGTTGTTGGCGATGGTAAGGGCCGGGTTGGAGCTGCCATGGGTAAGTCCAAGGAAGTATCGATGGCAATTCGCAAAGGCGTAGACAAAGCTAAAAAGAATATGATTGAGGTACCCATTGTTGGTACTACCATACCCCATGAAATTGTGCAGCGATACTCAGGAGCATGTGTGTTGCTGAAACCAGCAGCGGAAGGAACAGGGGTAATTGCTGGTGGGCCTGTGCGTGCCGTACTTGAGGCGGCTGGTATCCGTGATATTCTCACCAAGTCTCTTGGGTCGAGTAACTCGGTGAACGTGGTTAACGCTACCATGGAAGCCCTCAAGAATCTACGAACTGCCGAGGACGTTGCCAGGATCAGAGGTAAGAGTGTGGCCGAGATTTCCTCGTTAGTCAGCGAGTAG
- the rplF gene encoding 50S ribosomal protein L6 codes for MSRIGKQPIQIPAGVSVSVDGQRVTVKGPKGTLEKEMHQDMVVTVEDGHIQVERPSDEKEHKALHGLTRTLIANMVEGVTKGYEKQLEIVGVGYRATKQGSEINLAVGYSHPVQITPEDGIEFDVPKPTQIVVRGIDKELVGQTAANIRAIRPPEPYLGKGIRYANEYVRRKAGKAGRI; via the coding sequence ATGTCAAGGATCGGTAAACAACCAATTCAGATCCCTGCGGGTGTGTCGGTTTCAGTAGACGGACAACGGGTTACTGTTAAGGGTCCTAAGGGAACCTTAGAGAAGGAAATGCATCAGGATATGGTGGTTACTGTTGAAGATGGCCATATTCAAGTAGAACGCCCGAGTGATGAAAAGGAACACAAAGCTTTGCACGGGTTAACCCGGACTCTTATCGCCAACATGGTCGAGGGAGTAACTAAAGGTTATGAAAAGCAGCTAGAAATTGTAGGTGTGGGATATCGAGCGACGAAGCAAGGGTCAGAGATTAACCTTGCAGTTGGCTATTCCCATCCTGTGCAAATTACGCCCGAGGACGGGATAGAGTTTGATGTGCCAAAACCGACCCAGATTGTTGTGCGCGGCATTGATAAGGAATTGGTAGGACAGACTGCTGCGAACATTCGGGCGATTAGACCGCCGGAACCCTATCTGGGCAAAGGTATTCGATATGCCAACGAATATGTGCGCCGTAAGGCCGGAAAGGCCGGCCGAATATAA